In the genome of Electrophorus electricus isolate fEleEle1 chromosome 26, fEleEle1.pri, whole genome shotgun sequence, one region contains:
- the LOC113576180 gene encoding granzyme B(G,H)-like, translated as MTLTSLFLLPALLPYLALSARMNIGIVNGTEAKPHSRPYMVSLQKDGEHICGGFLVSENYVMTAAHCMHTHTQNLTVVVGAHNLKDRVHIRIPVKSYHRHPDYEAKICLLNDIMLLQLETSAKKAPNVDMISFPEEPNQGIKDNSVCSTAGWGRQTTDGTASDHLMETNVTVMKNICEAHWKQCYNYTAMLCAGGRSHGICKGDSGGPLVCNSTAVGIVSFYQKNNCDHPTAPNVYTKISAFLPWVRKIIHHVQ; from the exons CCAGAATGAACATTGGCATAGTGAACGGCACAGAGGCTAAACCCCACTCCAGACCCTACATGGTTTCTCTCCAGAAAGATGGGGAACACATCTGTGGTGGCTTCCTCGTTTCTGAGAATTATGTCATGACAGCTGCACACTGCATGCATACACA TACACAAAATCTTACAGTAGTGGTGGGTGCTCATAATCTAAAGGACAGGGTTCATATCCGCATACCTGTGAAGTCATACCACAGACATCCAGATTATGAGGCTAAGATATGTCTGCTCAACGACATCATGCTCTTGCAA CTTGAGACCTCAGCCAAAAAAGCTCCAAATGTTGACATGATCTCCTTCCCAGAAGAACCAAACCAGGGCATCAAGGACAATTCAGTTTGTAGCACAGCTGGTTGGGGAAGACAAACAACCGATGGTACTGCAAGTGACCACCTTATGGAGACAAATGTCACTGtcatgaaaaacatttgtgaGGCTCACTGGAAACAGTGCTACAATTACACAGCTATGCTATGCGCGGGCGGTCGTTCTCACGGAATCTGTAAG GGAGACTCTGGGGGTCCACTGGTGTGTAACAGCACTGCAGTAGGAATTGTCTCCTTTTATCAAAAGAACAACTGTGATCATCCCACTGCACCAAATGTCTACACAAAGATATCCGCATTCCTGCCTTGGGTCAGAAAGATTATTCATCATGTTCAGTGA